One Endozoicomonas gorgoniicola DNA window includes the following coding sequences:
- a CDS encoding IS30 family transposase, translating into MAYTHLSSEERYYIETELKNGTSQNKIAKKLGRSQPTVSREVNRNKGQRGYRHQQANRTARQRHKDKPKAIKLTDDIKQRISNDIRSDWSPEQVAGRLEKDGVIKLHHETIYQFVADDKRRGGSLYKHLRHQKKTYRKRYGSAHNRTGIPNRVGIEERPEVVNNRERVGDWEADTVIGKNHKGAIATLDERKTKLRLAVPLPGKKAKAVKQGIIDVLKPLKRFVKTITYDNGKEFVQHESIAKALKCDSYFAAPYHSWERGQNENANGLLRQYFPKSMELNGVTEKDVIIAVDKLNNRPRKCLGYKTPYEAFKESTGIDARKVMGYALMT; encoded by the coding sequence ATGGCCTATACACACCTGAGCTCTGAAGAGAGATATTATATCGAAACTGAACTCAAAAATGGGACTTCACAAAACAAAATTGCTAAAAAGCTTGGCCGTTCACAGCCTACCGTGTCGCGAGAAGTAAACCGCAATAAAGGGCAAAGAGGGTACAGGCACCAACAGGCTAATCGCACAGCTCGGCAGCGGCACAAAGATAAGCCAAAAGCTATTAAGCTGACAGACGACATTAAACAACGTATTTCAAACGATATCCGTTCAGATTGGAGTCCTGAACAAGTGGCTGGAAGGCTTGAAAAGGACGGTGTAATCAAGCTGCATCATGAGACGATTTATCAATTTGTAGCGGATGATAAACGGCGCGGAGGCTCGCTCTATAAGCACTTGAGGCACCAGAAAAAAACTTATCGAAAGCGATACGGTTCAGCTCATAACCGAACCGGTATACCAAATCGGGTTGGCATTGAAGAACGCCCCGAAGTGGTCAACAACAGAGAGCGAGTTGGTGACTGGGAAGCTGATACTGTAATAGGTAAAAATCATAAAGGAGCCATCGCTACATTAGATGAACGAAAAACCAAGCTTCGCCTTGCTGTCCCTCTACCAGGCAAGAAGGCAAAAGCGGTTAAACAGGGAATAATTGACGTACTCAAGCCTCTGAAAAGGTTTGTAAAGACAATAACATACGACAATGGAAAGGAGTTTGTTCAGCATGAATCAATTGCCAAAGCTTTAAAATGTGACAGCTACTTTGCTGCCCCCTACCATTCTTGGGAAAGAGGCCAGAATGAGAATGCTAATGGTTTGCTAAGGCAGTATTTCCCCAAGTCGATGGAGCTTAATGGCGTGACAGAAAAAGATGTCATCATTGCAGTGGATAAGCTGAACAACAGGCCAAGAAAGTGCCTGGGCTACAAGACTCCTTATGAGGCATTTAAAGAGTCAACTGGAATAGATGCAAGAAAAGTCATGGGTTATGCACTTATGACTTGA